A window from Opitutia bacterium ISCC 52 encodes these proteins:
- a CDS encoding TIGR04283 family arsenosugar biosynthesis glycosyltransferase: MNPVFRLVAFWASALLFFGFTLVAGTTSSLASDASKVIYCYLGMGITGLSVWAFFPNTKGTQQLVLIFALAIVCRLMMVGFPTSDDVNRYLWEGKLLLAGESPYALTAEDPAWIEYRDSFWEGMNHKDKKTAYPPASLTLFALLNLISYNPWIYKLAFGLADVATLGVIVALLHHRKLPIRTALIYALNPITIFAFSGEAHFDSLFVFLTLCALLFWERGKLSWAWALLGLSIQIKLMSVLIIPLLFWQNKSAKCIWILAPLVLPSLLFWDDMGNLISGILHFGGTMSHNGSLNHLFIDFLGSRESASKLSMLLLVILVGITSLKSRDVLKGSFIIFGALILLSPTVHYWYLSWVLPFVVLFPSLPWLLTFVLSGFYFIAWVKFGKTGEWYQPIAYLRLQWIPFYLLWTLSFFRGFRKLWSHKTDGTVTSISVVIPTLNEAVHLSNCLESIEASEAPFKEIIVVDGGSSDETAEVVHAYGAKLLSSKRGRGYQIAAGVEECSGDAILVLHADAQIPKNSSTRILEVLCNNPEAAGGAIGQRFIAKSQKPVLVLIEALNDFRAQWQGNSFGDQGQFFRRSAIKSIGGYPSIPLMEDVELTAQLAKQGDLLLLDCDLQCSARRWERERSMARIVQVLSLVIRYKVQRLLGKDPSEKMFKEYYSSQS; the protein is encoded by the coding sequence GTGAATCCGGTTTTTCGACTCGTTGCTTTCTGGGCATCTGCCTTACTATTCTTCGGATTCACACTCGTTGCTGGAACTACAAGCTCATTAGCGTCAGACGCATCCAAGGTCATTTACTGTTACTTGGGTATGGGCATCACCGGCCTTTCTGTCTGGGCCTTTTTCCCAAATACTAAGGGGACTCAACAATTAGTCCTCATCTTTGCCCTGGCCATTGTTTGCCGATTGATGATGGTTGGATTCCCCACTAGCGATGATGTAAACCGCTACCTCTGGGAAGGGAAGCTACTCCTCGCAGGTGAAAGCCCCTATGCACTCACGGCGGAGGATCCCGCTTGGATAGAATATCGGGATTCATTCTGGGAAGGCATGAACCATAAGGATAAAAAGACGGCCTACCCTCCTGCCTCATTGACTCTTTTTGCTCTACTTAATCTGATCTCCTACAATCCATGGATTTATAAACTGGCTTTTGGGCTGGCAGATGTCGCGACGCTGGGCGTGATCGTGGCCCTACTACATCATCGGAAATTACCCATCCGGACTGCGCTCATCTACGCTCTTAATCCTATTACTATTTTTGCATTCAGCGGAGAGGCTCACTTTGATTCTCTTTTTGTATTTTTGACGCTTTGTGCATTGCTATTCTGGGAACGAGGAAAGCTGAGTTGGGCCTGGGCACTCTTAGGCCTTAGCATTCAGATAAAACTGATGAGCGTTCTCATCATCCCGTTGCTCTTCTGGCAGAATAAGTCCGCTAAATGCATCTGGATTCTTGCCCCGCTAGTCTTGCCTTCTTTGCTCTTCTGGGACGACATGGGGAATCTGATCTCAGGGATTCTTCATTTTGGAGGAACCATGTCACACAACGGATCCCTCAATCATCTTTTCATCGACTTCTTAGGTAGCCGGGAATCGGCATCGAAGCTGTCCATGCTACTCCTGGTAATTTTAGTAGGAATTACATCGCTCAAATCCAGAGATGTGTTGAAAGGAAGCTTCATTATTTTTGGGGCATTGATACTTCTCTCACCGACCGTGCACTATTGGTATCTGTCTTGGGTTTTGCCATTCGTAGTGCTCTTCCCAAGTCTGCCCTGGCTGCTAACCTTTGTGCTTTCTGGCTTTTACTTTATTGCCTGGGTAAAATTTGGAAAGACGGGTGAATGGTACCAACCCATCGCATACCTAAGATTACAATGGATCCCATTTTACCTGTTGTGGACGCTTTCGTTCTTCCGAGGTTTCAGGAAACTATGGAGCCACAAAACGGATGGTACCGTAACAAGCATTTCAGTAGTCATCCCCACTTTAAATGAGGCCGTCCATTTATCAAACTGCCTTGAATCCATTGAAGCATCCGAAGCACCCTTCAAAGAAATCATAGTTGTGGATGGGGGCTCAAGCGATGAGACGGCGGAAGTCGTTCACGCCTACGGTGCAAAACTCTTAAGTAGTAAGCGTGGACGTGGATATCAAATTGCAGCAGGAGTGGAGGAATGCTCAGGTGACGCGATTCTTGTGCTTCATGCGGACGCCCAGATTCCCAAAAATTCCTCAACCCGCATTTTGGAAGTGTTGTGCAACAATCCAGAGGCAGCCGGCGGTGCCATTGGTCAACGGTTTATAGCAAAAAGCCAGAAGCCTGTGTTGGTCCTAATAGAAGCGCTGAACGACTTTCGGGCACAATGGCAGGGGAATAGCTTCGGAGATCAAGGCCAGTTTTTCAGACGTTCAGCAATAAAATCCATAGGCGGCTATCCGAGCATACCACTCATGGAAGACGTAGAACTCACCGCTCAACTAGCGAAACAAGGCGACTTGCTTTTGCTTGATTGCGATTTGCAATGCTCTGCGAGGAGATGGGAACGAGAACGTTCGATGGCAAGGATTGTGCAAGTGCTGTCATTGGTTATCCGATACAAGGTTCAAAGGCTACTGGGGAAAGATCCTTCCGAAAAAATGTTTAAGGAGTATTACTCCTCCCAATCATAG
- the xth gene encoding exodeoxyribonuclease III, translated as MAKSKTFISWNVNGLRAVLKKGFAEWLTETDPDVMCLQEIKAEEDQVDYDFPGYHEHWYSAEKKGYSGTLILSKVKPKPVSFGLGIDEHDKEGRVITVEYPSYYLVNVYTPNSKNELQRLDYRTQTWDRLFLEHLQELEKTKPVITCGDFNVAHKEIDLKNPKTNKRNAGFTIEERTAFDNYIEAGFIDTFREFNQEPDQYTWWSYRMGARSRNVGWRIDYFLISSTFRKRLKNAFILQEVMGSDHCPVGIEIR; from the coding sequence ATGGCAAAATCAAAGACTTTCATTTCTTGGAATGTGAATGGGTTGAGGGCGGTCCTCAAAAAGGGATTCGCTGAATGGTTAACAGAGACAGACCCGGATGTTATGTGCCTCCAGGAGATAAAAGCTGAGGAAGACCAAGTGGACTATGATTTTCCTGGATATCATGAGCATTGGTATTCGGCGGAGAAAAAAGGCTACTCTGGCACTTTGATTCTCAGCAAGGTAAAGCCAAAGCCGGTTTCATTCGGTCTGGGAATCGATGAGCACGACAAAGAAGGTCGGGTGATCACGGTAGAATACCCATCCTACTACCTTGTTAACGTCTACACACCCAATTCCAAAAATGAGCTTCAACGCCTGGATTATCGCACCCAAACTTGGGACCGGCTCTTCCTCGAACATTTGCAGGAGCTGGAGAAGACAAAACCCGTTATCACTTGTGGGGACTTCAACGTAGCGCACAAAGAAATTGATTTAAAGAATCCCAAGACCAACAAACGAAATGCAGGGTTCACAATTGAAGAGCGAACAGCTTTTGATAACTACATCGAAGCTGGCTTCATCGATACATTTAGGGAGTTCAATCAGGAGCCGGATCAATACACCTGGTGGAGTTACCGCATGGGGGCTCGATCACGCAATGTAGGATGGAGAATCGATTACTTCCTCATCTCATCGACTTTCCGAAAACGTCTGAAGAATGCATTCATACTCCAAGAGGTGATGGGTTCCGATCACTGCCCGGTCGGGATAGAGATCAGATAA
- a CDS encoding glycosyltransferase → MIDLLVIVIYFVASLFLFSYGMNCYVVVWLFLRSFKKGQENNSTIEQESENIWENPDRIPSVTTQIPLYNELNVAERVIRAAAALEYPAGKHEIQVLDDSTDETILKVDQVAEELRKEGKDVTVVRRSNRVGYKAGALEEGTQSAKGAFLAVFDSDFVPEKDFLKRLIPFFMHDEEVGLVQARWGHINKDYSLFTRTQSLGIDGHFIVEQSARCFSGLYINFNGTAGIWRKQTVIDAGGWKHDTLTEDLDLSYRAQLAGWKATFVPDVVVPAEIPQNVSAFKSQQFRWAKGSIQTAIKLFPTLLRSKLTFFQKVQAYFHLTHYAIHPFMVLLAILGLPVILAAESRITTGFFIGIGSLMSFATFAPSTLYWFSQKHTGIPWGKRLLGIPLLVFTGVGIAISNTRAVLEAILRIESGFIRTPKAGDKPLKQYKVKMPILPVLELVLSLYCWYSVAQFFPLNKWFVAPFLVIYAVGFGYIGLLGLIQETAIGRLVRRGKKRETTPVTV, encoded by the coding sequence ATGATCGATCTTCTTGTAATAGTCATCTACTTCGTCGCTTCGCTCTTTCTGTTTTCTTACGGAATGAACTGCTATGTCGTGGTCTGGCTATTCCTAAGGTCCTTCAAGAAGGGGCAAGAGAACAACTCGACGATAGAGCAGGAGTCCGAAAACATTTGGGAGAACCCGGATAGGATTCCCAGCGTTACGACTCAGATTCCACTCTACAACGAACTGAATGTGGCCGAACGCGTCATCCGAGCCGCAGCAGCTTTGGAGTATCCAGCCGGAAAACATGAGATTCAAGTGCTGGATGATTCGACCGACGAAACGATATTGAAAGTCGATCAAGTAGCCGAAGAGCTTCGGAAAGAGGGCAAGGATGTCACGGTCGTTCGACGGAGTAATCGAGTCGGCTACAAGGCAGGAGCTCTTGAAGAGGGAACCCAATCGGCAAAAGGAGCATTTCTCGCGGTATTCGATAGCGACTTCGTTCCCGAAAAGGACTTCCTCAAACGATTGATTCCATTCTTCATGCACGATGAGGAGGTCGGTCTGGTGCAAGCCCGCTGGGGACATATTAACAAAGACTATTCCCTATTCACGCGGACACAGTCTCTTGGAATTGATGGGCACTTCATAGTCGAGCAAAGTGCACGCTGCTTTTCGGGCCTCTACATAAATTTCAATGGCACGGCTGGTATCTGGCGGAAACAAACAGTCATCGATGCCGGTGGCTGGAAACACGACACGCTTACCGAGGACCTCGACCTGTCCTACCGGGCACAACTCGCTGGTTGGAAGGCAACATTTGTTCCTGACGTGGTTGTCCCAGCAGAAATACCTCAAAACGTTTCTGCATTTAAGAGCCAGCAGTTTCGATGGGCAAAAGGATCCATTCAAACCGCAATCAAACTCTTCCCGACTCTACTAAGATCGAAACTGACCTTTTTCCAAAAGGTGCAGGCTTACTTTCACCTCACCCATTACGCCATTCATCCATTCATGGTGTTGCTAGCCATTCTGGGTCTTCCAGTTATTCTGGCAGCTGAATCGAGAATCACGACAGGCTTCTTTATAGGGATTGGCAGCTTAATGAGTTTTGCCACTTTCGCGCCCAGTACACTCTATTGGTTTAGCCAAAAGCATACAGGTATTCCATGGGGAAAGCGACTCCTGGGAATACCGCTGCTCGTATTCACAGGTGTTGGTATCGCAATTTCCAATACAAGAGCGGTTTTAGAGGCTATACTTAGAATCGAAAGTGGATTCATACGAACCCCGAAAGCAGGCGACAAACCATTAAAGCAGTATAAAGTTAAGATGCCCATTCTTCCGGTATTGGAACTCGTACTTAGTCTCTACTGTTGGTATTCCGTAGCACAGTTTTTTCCTTTAAATAAGTGGTTCGTCGCTCCTTTCCTTGTCATCTACGCTGTAGGGTTTGGTTACATAGGGCTCCTAGGACTCATTCAGGAGACCGCCATTGGGCGTTTAGTACGCCGCGGCAAAAAGCGTGAGACAACCCCGGTCACGGTCTAG
- a CDS encoding RDD family protein gives MVTVMGNSHAEGMVEREMVTILGSSKLTGSVGKEMVTVLGNAEVNGKVNGDVAVVLGSAILGPNAEINGELVVIGGRIERHPDSISRGQEVVIPFLPPGMTDAFEDIPKFISDCVLLARPISPNVKITLYIAAIFMVFYLLLAVLFPRQMERSRKAIEERPFNAFLAGILVLAAYIPFSIIMIITVVGILLLPVADIALIAIAVLGKAVAFFFVGRQIARAIRASFLEHPVFSILIGGSIVYALYMIPFFGLFLWMIMSILGLGAVCLAIGESISERKAARQAAMPTPPSGTTPPSLSGSTVHEATGGPVPPGTELSQVDPSVAAIFQRVGFWWRTLATLIDLMLVGLLISILNIGVPLIPLFAYFIIFWGWKGSTLGGMALGIRVQKISGDPMDWSTSIIRSLSSIVSFLPFFLGFFWAGWDPENQSWHDKIAGTSVVQVPKGYTWN, from the coding sequence ATGGTTACTGTCATGGGAAATAGCCATGCGGAAGGTATGGTCGAAAGGGAAATGGTGACTATTCTTGGAAGCTCTAAGCTCACTGGCTCAGTAGGCAAAGAGATGGTTACCGTGTTAGGGAACGCCGAGGTGAATGGAAAGGTGAATGGAGATGTGGCCGTGGTGCTTGGCTCTGCGATTTTAGGCCCGAATGCGGAAATCAATGGAGAATTGGTGGTTATCGGAGGAAGAATTGAGAGGCATCCCGATTCCATCTCGAGAGGACAGGAAGTGGTAATCCCATTTCTGCCACCGGGAATGACCGACGCCTTCGAGGATATTCCCAAGTTCATAAGTGATTGTGTGCTGCTCGCTCGGCCCATTTCCCCGAATGTGAAGATAACGCTCTATATTGCTGCCATCTTCATGGTGTTTTACCTCCTGCTCGCCGTTCTGTTTCCACGTCAGATGGAGCGCAGCCGGAAAGCGATTGAAGAGAGGCCCTTCAATGCATTCCTCGCAGGTATCTTGGTCCTGGCAGCTTATATTCCCTTTAGCATTATTATGATCATTACCGTGGTCGGTATCTTGCTTCTGCCAGTTGCCGACATTGCTCTGATTGCCATCGCCGTCCTCGGTAAAGCGGTAGCTTTCTTCTTTGTAGGACGTCAGATTGCCCGAGCTATCCGAGCCTCATTTCTTGAGCATCCTGTATTCTCAATCCTGATTGGAGGGAGTATCGTTTATGCGCTTTATATGATTCCATTCTTTGGATTATTCCTGTGGATGATTATGTCGATTCTTGGATTGGGTGCCGTTTGCCTTGCAATTGGTGAATCCATCTCTGAACGGAAAGCGGCACGTCAGGCAGCTATGCCAACTCCGCCTTCAGGAACTACTCCCCCCAGCCTTTCGGGATCAACGGTGCATGAAGCAACCGGTGGTCCGGTTCCTCCAGGAACAGAGCTCAGCCAGGTGGACCCATCTGTCGCAGCTATTTTTCAACGGGTTGGTTTCTGGTGGCGGACATTAGCAACCTTGATCGATTTGATGTTGGTCGGATTACTTATCAGTATCCTAAATATTGGCGTTCCCCTGATTCCGTTATTTGCTTATTTTATTATTTTCTGGGGTTGGAAGGGAAGCACCTTGGGCGGCATGGCACTTGGTATTCGAGTTCAGAAAATATCAGGAGACCCGATGGATTGGTCGACTTCCATTATTCGTAGTCTCAGTTCGATTGTATCCTTCTTACCATTCTTCCTTGGTTTTTTCTGGGCTGGTTGGGATCCAGAAAATCAATCCTGGCACGACAAAATTGCTGGAACCTCAGTCGTGCAGGTTCCCAAGGGATATACTTGGAATTAA
- a CDS encoding PLDc N-terminal domain-containing protein, whose protein sequence is MLENLHKLWVWVLFFFEWFLALLVSNGLVVIGFVLAVIIILRIFREQRQPSSIFAWSFLIISIPPLGIPLYVLLGGRKLKKKIQAKGLLTEGVEDGNHSINVQDQFYSAGNLVKFLTDGQIAFHTYCRLIKEAEHEIHILTYILGDDETGNKILELLIKKAQKGIRVRLLVDALGSFRRPGKKIRELKQAGGEVCTFMPALPFQTHGWANLRNHRKIAVFDNKKSILGGRNLDKRFMGETPDQDRFFDFGAVYEGPIVDCLNGIFLSDWAFASKQSLDQIKDLVPALDVEVGSSKLTGIVSGPDVDGDMLYERLVNVIQEFEDELVIVTPYFIPDEVLLTSLTVKARRGKRITLILPEKSNWKVVGFVRSHYLRELYDAGVNIQLFTDGMLHAKVMVSDRRLLLHGSANFDIRSLFVNFEIGIVHTSQEDLEKIFVWLDWLLERCRPFGTEKELHPGRSRRIIEDAARLIAPLL, encoded by the coding sequence ATGTTGGAGAACCTACATAAGCTTTGGGTTTGGGTGCTTTTCTTTTTCGAATGGTTCCTCGCTCTGCTGGTGTCCAATGGCTTGGTGGTAATCGGATTTGTGTTAGCCGTTATAATAATTCTCCGCATATTTAGAGAGCAACGTCAGCCGAGTAGTATCTTTGCATGGAGTTTTCTTATAATTTCCATACCGCCATTAGGAATCCCCCTCTATGTCCTGCTGGGGGGGCGTAAGTTGAAGAAAAAAATTCAGGCCAAAGGGTTACTAACGGAAGGGGTCGAAGATGGAAATCACTCTATCAATGTCCAAGACCAATTTTACTCTGCGGGTAACCTAGTAAAGTTTCTAACCGACGGTCAGATTGCCTTTCATACCTACTGCCGATTAATCAAGGAAGCGGAACATGAGATTCATATACTCACCTACATCTTGGGAGACGATGAAACGGGTAATAAAATTCTGGAACTGCTTATCAAGAAAGCCCAGAAGGGGATTCGTGTACGACTTTTGGTAGATGCTTTAGGGTCTTTTCGTAGACCTGGGAAAAAGATCAGAGAGCTCAAGCAAGCTGGTGGTGAAGTTTGTACTTTTATGCCGGCCCTACCGTTTCAAACACACGGTTGGGCCAATCTTCGAAACCATCGAAAGATTGCAGTTTTTGATAACAAGAAAAGTATCCTTGGTGGACGTAATCTCGACAAACGGTTCATGGGGGAAACACCAGATCAGGATCGATTCTTTGACTTTGGTGCTGTTTACGAGGGTCCTATCGTTGATTGTTTAAACGGTATCTTTCTGTCAGATTGGGCATTCGCCAGTAAACAGTCATTGGACCAAATAAAAGATTTAGTGCCTGCACTCGATGTAGAGGTTGGGAGTAGTAAATTGACCGGTATTGTCTCCGGACCCGACGTAGATGGTGACATGCTTTACGAACGCCTTGTGAACGTAATTCAAGAATTCGAAGACGAACTCGTCATCGTGACTCCCTATTTCATTCCTGATGAAGTGCTACTGACGTCTCTCACCGTAAAAGCAAGGCGCGGAAAGCGTATCACCTTGATCCTGCCCGAAAAGTCCAATTGGAAGGTTGTTGGTTTTGTCCGCTCTCACTATCTGAGAGAGTTGTATGATGCCGGAGTGAATATCCAGTTATTCACCGATGGAATGCTGCACGCCAAAGTCATGGTTTCAGATCGTCGTTTACTTCTCCATGGATCTGCCAACTTTGATATCCGTAGTCTGTTTGTGAACTTCGAAATTGGCATCGTTCATACATCTCAGGAGGATCTGGAAAAAATTTTTGTGTGGTTGGATTGGCTCTTGGAACGTTGCCGCCCCTTTGGAACAGAGAAAGAACTACATCCTGGTCGAAGTCGTCGAATAATTGAAGATGCTGCTCGTTTGATTGCTCCGTTGCTATGA